Proteins found in one Odocoileus virginianus isolate 20LAN1187 ecotype Illinois chromosome 10, Ovbor_1.2, whole genome shotgun sequence genomic segment:
- the LOC139037095 gene encoding pleckstrin homology domain-containing family A member 1-like isoform X1: MPYVDRQNRICGFLDIEENENSGKFLRRYFILDTREDSFVWYMDNPQNLPSGSSRVGAIKLTYISKVSDATKLRPKAEFCFVMNAGMRKYFLQANDQQDLVEWVNVLNKAIKITVPKPLDSQPHPDNPSRQGECGKKQVSYRTDIVGGVPIIIPTQKEEVNECGETIDRNNLKRSQSHLPYFTPKPPSDSAVIKAGYCVKQGAVMKNWKRRYFQLDENTIGYFKSELEKEPLRVIPLKEVHKVQECKQSDIMMRDNLFEIATSSRTFYVQADSPEEMHSWIKAVSGAIVAQRGPGRSASSMRQEHSNSPSEPKHTLRSASAAAATPHSAASRSNSLVSSFPMEKRGFYESLAKVKPGNFKVQTVSPREPASKVTEQALLKPRSKNGPQEKDCDPVDLDDASLPVSDV; this comes from the exons ATGCCTTATGTGGATCGTCAGAATCGCATTTGTGGTTTTCTAGacattgaagaaaatgaaaacagtgggaAATTTCTTCGGAGGTACTTCATACTGGATACCAGAGAAGATAGTTTTGTATGGTACATGGATAATCCACAGAACCTACCTTCTGGATCATCACGTGTTGGCGCCATTAAACTTACCTACATTTCAAAGGTTAGCGATGCAACTAAACTAAGGCCAAAGGCTGAGTTCTGTTTTGTTATGAATGCAGGGATGAGGAAATATTTCCTACAAGCCAATGATCAGCAGGACCTAGTAGAATGGGTGAATGTGTTGAACAAAGCTATTAAAATTACAGTCCCAAAGCCGTTAGACTCACAGCCTCATCCTGATAACCCAAGTCGCCAGGGCGAATGTGGAAAGAAGCAGGTCTCTTACAGAACTGACATTGTTGGTGGTGTGCCCATCATTATCCCAACTcagaaagaagaagtaaatgaaTGTGGTGAAACTATTGACAGAAATAATTTGAAGCGGTCACAAAGCCATCTTCCTTACTTCACTCCTAAACCACCTTCAGATAGCGCAGTTATCAAAGCTGGATATTGTGTAAAACAAGGAGCAGTGATGAAAAACTGGAagagaagatattttcaattGGATGAAAACACAATAGGCTACTTCAAATCTGAACTGGAAAAGGAACCTCTCCGTGTAATACCACTTAAGGAGGTTCATAAAGTCCAGGAATGTAAGCAAAGTGACATAATGATGAGAGACAACCTCTTTGAAATTGCAACATCGTCTCGAACTTTCTATGTGCAGGCTGATAGCCCTGAAGAGATGCACAGTTGGATTAAAGCAGTCTCGGGTGCCATTGTAGCACAGCGGGGACCCGGCAGATCAGCGTCTTCTATGCGGCAG GAGCATTCCAACAGTCCTTCCGAGCCCAAACACACTCTCCGCTCTGCCAGTGCCGCAGCAGCCACCCCACATTCCGCAGCCTCTCGCAGCAACTCTTTGGTCTCAAGCTTTCCCATGGAGAAGCGAGGATTTTACGAATCTCTTGCCAAGGTCAAGCCAGGGAACTTCAAGGTCCAGACTGTCTCTCCAAGAGAACCAGCTTCCAAAGTGACTGAACAAGCTCTGCTAAAACCTCGAAGTAAAAATGGCCCTCAGGAAAAAgattgtgaccccgtggacttggATGACGCAAGCCTTCCAGTCAGTGACGTGTGA
- the LOC139037095 gene encoding pleckstrin homology domain-containing family A member 1-like isoform X2 — translation MPYVDRQNRICGFLDIEENENSGKFLRRYFILDTREDSFVWYMDNPQNLPSGSSRVGAIKLTYISKVSDATKLRPKAEFCFVMNAGMRKYFLQANDQQDLVEWVNVLNKAIKITVPKPLDSQPHPDNPSRQGECGKKQVSYRTDIVGGVPIIIPTQKEEVNECGETIDRNNLKRSQSHLPYFTPKPPSDSAVIKAGYCVKQGAVMKNWKRRYFQLDENTIGYFKSELEKEPLRVIPLKEVHKVQECKQRLIALKRCTVGLKQSRVPL, via the exons ATGCCTTATGTGGATCGTCAGAATCGCATTTGTGGTTTTCTAGacattgaagaaaatgaaaacagtgggaAATTTCTTCGGAGGTACTTCATACTGGATACCAGAGAAGATAGTTTTGTATGGTACATGGATAATCCACAGAACCTACCTTCTGGATCATCACGTGTTGGCGCCATTAAACTTACCTACATTTCAAAGGTTAGCGATGCAACTAAACTAAGGCCAAAGGCTGAGTTCTGTTTTGTTATGAATGCAGGGATGAGGAAATATTTCCTACAAGCCAATGATCAGCAGGACCTAGTAGAATGGGTGAATGTGTTGAACAAAGCTATTAAAATTACAGTCCCAAAGCCGTTAGACTCACAGCCTCATCCTGATAACCCAAGTCGCCAGGGCGAATGTGGAAAGAAGCAGGTCTCTTACAGAACTGACATTGTTGGTGGTGTGCCCATCATTATCCCAACTcagaaagaagaagtaaatgaaTGTGGTGAAACTATTGACAGAAATAATTTGAAGCGGTCACAAAGCCATCTTCCTTACTTCACTCCTAAACCACCTTCAGATAGCGCAGTTATCAAAGCTGGATATTGTGTAAAACAAGGAGCAGTGATGAAAAACTGGAagagaagatattttcaattGGATGAAAACACAATAGGCTACTTCAAATCTGAACTGGAAAAGGAACCTCTCCGTGTAATACCACTTAAGGAGGTTCATAAAGTCCAGGAATGTAAGCAA AGGCTGATAGCCCTGAAGAGATGCACAGTTGGATTAAAGCAGTCTCGGGTGCCATTGTAG